AGCTCAATTGGGAGAGCGCTACGTTCGCAACGTAGAGGTTGAGGGTTCGATCCCCTTCGGCTCCATTCCAAGCCAACTCCCTCCCGCCACAAGACCCTTGCGGCACGCCCCGCCCCACGTACCCCCGACACGATGGCCCCGCCGGTCGATCCGGTCGGCGGCACCTGCCTGCTGATCTGTATAGAAAAGACACCGCACCATGGCCTCCCTCCTCAACGCTCGCGGACTGACCAAGGCCTACGGCACGCACACGCTTTTTGCAGGCATCGGCATCGGGCTGGTTCAAGGCGATCGGCTCGGGCTCATCGGGCCCAACGGCGCGGGCAAGTCCACGCTGCTCAAGATCCTTGCCGGGCTCGTCGAGCCCGACGACGGCGAGATCACACGGCGACGCCAACTCACGCTCGCCTATGTCCCGCAGGACGACCGCTTCCCCGCGGACGCTTCGCCCGCGCAGTGCGTGGTCGAAGCGCTCGACGCGCTGGGCGGGCACGACCACCACGCGCTCGACGCCGACACCCGTGCGGCGATCACGCTCTCCAAGCTCGGGTTCACCGACTTTGACCGGCCCGTGGGGACGCTCTCGGGCGGGTGGCGCAAGCGGCTATCGATCGCGTGCGCGATCGCGGGCGAGCCCGATGTGCTGATGCTCGACGAGCCCACCAACCACCTCGACCTCGAAGGCGTCGTCTGGCTCGAACAGTTCGTGAAGCAGGCGGACACGGCGGTCGTGTTCATCACCCACGACCGGACGTTCCTCGAAGGCGCGGCCAACCGCATCATCGAGCTCTCCGCCGCCTACCCGGATGGGACGTTCGAGGTGAAGGGCAACTACTCGGCGTTCGTGCGGCGCAAGGAAGAGTTCCTTGAAGCGCAGGCCGCGCAGCAGACCGCGCTCGCGGGCAAGGTGCGGCGCGACACGGCCTGGCTCCGTCAAGGCATCCAGGGCCGGCAGACACGCAACAAGACACAAGTCGAGGCGAGCCACGCCCGGCAGGACGAGCTCCAATCACTCAAGGACCGCAACACCGCGACCGGCAAAAGCGCAGCCGTCGACTTCCAGGCCACCGACCGCAAGACTCGCAAGCTGCTCGATGTGCAAAGCATCGCGAAGTCGCTTGGCGGCAAGCAACTCTTCACCGGCATCGACCTCACGCTCTCGCCGGGCACACGGCTTGGCCTGCTCGGGCCCAACGGCTC
The sequence above is a segment of the Phycisphaeraceae bacterium D3-23 genome. Coding sequences within it:
- a CDS encoding ABC-F family ATP-binding cassette domain-containing protein: MASLLNARGLTKAYGTHTLFAGIGIGLVQGDRLGLIGPNGAGKSTLLKILAGLVEPDDGEITRRRQLTLAYVPQDDRFPADASPAQCVVEALDALGGHDHHALDADTRAAITLSKLGFTDFDRPVGTLSGGWRKRLSIACAIAGEPDVLMLDEPTNHLDLEGVVWLEQFVKQADTAVVFITHDRTFLEGAANRIIELSAAYPDGTFEVKGNYSAFVRRKEEFLEAQAAQQTALAGKVRRDTAWLRQGIQGRQTRNKTQVEASHARQDELQSLKDRNTATGKSAAVDFQATDRKTRKLLDVQSIAKSLGGKQLFTGIDLTLSPGTRLGLLGPNGSGKTTLMRLLTGELEPDAGTVTPADNLRIVNFTQHREELDPKENLRDALCPVGDTVYFQDKPFHVSAWAKKFLFDPGKFRTSVGDLSGGEQARILIARLMLKPADLLILDEPTNDLDIPTLEVLEDSLASFPGAIVLVTHDRFMLGRLSTHLLAFDGQGGAKHYADYAQWEHDMARLAYTAPPATTPTPAGNTGEKQTVPAGDRATAASTSATAAPKAPAKKLTYKLQRELDQMEDAILAAETELEALQQEASDPKIIADHARYADVCVKLGEADLRVRAMYDRWAELEAM